GTTAGTTATGGAGCGAAACCACAACAGATATCCAAAGAATTTTCCGAAGTTTCCCCACCAGGGACAATCCAAGAATTGCGCCCAGCTTTGGAAGTTTATCAGCCGCAAGTAGCAATAGTTACACCTCAACCTGATGAAGTCCTCCAAGAAAATAAAGTTACAGTCCGCTTTCAGGTGAAGGATTTACCAATATTTAAGAACTCGCAATTAGAATTAGGCCCCCATCTCCACGTAATTCTCGACAACCAACCATATGTAGCTGTTTACGATTTAAATCAGCCCTTGGTTTTCTCAGATCTATCCCCAGGTACTCATACTTTACGCGTCTTTGCTTCCCGCCCTTGGCATGAAAGCTTCAAAAATGAAGGTGCTTACGCCCAGACAAAGTTTCACATTGTCACCAAAACCGAAGATAACAATCCCGATCCATCGCTACCTCTACTAACTTACAGCCGTCCTAAGGGTGACTACGGATCTGAACCAATCCTACTAGACTTTTACTTAACAAATGCGCCTCTCCACTTGGTTGCTCAAGACAACCCAAACGACAATCTCAGTGATTGGCGGATTCGTTGCACAATTAATGGTGAAAGCTTTGTTCTCGATCGCTGGCAAGCAATTTACCTCAAAGGCTTCAAACCTGGTAAAAATTGGGTGAAATTGGAATTTCTTGATAACCAGGGTAATCCTGTAAAAAATGTTTTTAACACTACAGTTGGACTGATTAACTACCAGCCGAATGGTAAAGATACGCTTTCGAGAATTGTCAGAGGAGAACTGACAGCAGATGAGGTACGTGGCATTGTAGACCCAAATTATACCGCCAAGATACCACCTGCTGAACCAACTCCTACACCTACCCCTACAGCCACACCTGAAACACAGCCAACACCAGAAATTGAAATTCCCAAAGTTCCTGTAACACCACCAGCTGAGTTAAAGCAGCCCGATGAACCAAAATTATCAAAACCAAAGCCTGTACCATCACCAGAACCACAGCCAGAAGTAACACCAACACCAGCAACTACTGAGTCCCCAGAAAAACCCAAGTCTGGCGGATATTTCCAGCGTCGTCCTCGTCCATCTGTCACACCATCTCCTAGCGTGTCACCAACGCTACCAGAGATTATTGAATCTCCGCAACCAGAATCTACTGCGCCTCCAGAGAAGATCTCAAAGCCGCAGCCAGAGATAACGCCAACACCTGAAGCTACTGTATTACCTCAATCACAGCCAGAGGTAACGCCAGTACCTTCTCCCATTGCATCACCTCAGCCACAGAGCAAACAGCCAGAAAAAACCGGATTTAGCAGATATTTCCAGCGGCGTCCACGTCCTACACCCCAACTATCGCCCAGCTTACCGCCCACGCTGCCAGAAGTTATTGGCTCCCCAGCACCCCTACCCACTGCACCATCACCAGAGGCTATACCAACACTTCCTGCAACTGAAATACCTCAACCATCGGCGAAAAATACTGAAGAACAACCAAAGTCTTCAGAGACAGGATCGCCAAATTTGTTACCTACACCAGTAGCACCGCAATAAAAACTACGCCAATTATCCAAAAATACTTAAATCTAGCTCTTGTGCTAAAGTTTCCACAAAAGCCAGCCCCGCTACTGGGTTTCCCACCGTATCCAAAGCGGGGCTGTAACAAGCGATCGCTCCTTCACCTGGTATTGTTGCTAATAGTCCACCACCAATGCCCGATTTCATTGGTAGACCAATCCTCACGGCAAACTCGGCAGACGCCTCATACAATCCACAGGTTAACATTACGGCATTTACTATGCGGCGGTGTTTTGCTGATACTAAGCCATTTTCATAAGCTAAAAGTTTGCCGATCAGCGCTAAATCTTCGACATTACCCGATAGACAGCATATTTGTTCGTAACTGTCAAGAGC
The genomic region above belongs to Calothrix sp. NIES-2098 and contains:
- a CDS encoding FHA domain containing protein, which encodes MDSLSQNNLAVVKGDRWVEGMNSWQKTIGNLLPWRFAGLRWLMTLLIVLSLVSCGEKAASQDISVSYGAKPQQISKEFSEVSPPGTIQELRPALEVYQPQVAIVTPQPDEVLQENKVTVRFQVKDLPIFKNSQLELGPHLHVILDNQPYVAVYDLNQPLVFSDLSPGTHTLRVFASRPWHESFKNEGAYAQTKFHIVTKTEDNNPDPSLPLLTYSRPKGDYGSEPILLDFYLTNAPLHLVAQDNPNDNLSDWRIRCTINGESFVLDRWQAIYLKGFKPGKNWVKLEFLDNQGNPVKNVFNTTVGLINYQPNGKDTLSRIVRGELTADEVRGIVDPNYTAKIPPAEPTPTPTPTATPETQPTPEIEIPKVPVTPPAELKQPDEPKLSKPKPVPSPEPQPEVTPTPATTESPEKPKSGGYFQRRPRPSVTPSPSVSPTLPEIIESPQPESTAPPEKISKPQPEITPTPEATVLPQSQPEVTPVPSPIASPQPQSKQPEKTGFSRYFQRRPRPTPQLSPSLPPTLPEVIGSPAPLPTAPSPEAIPTLPATEIPQPSAKNTEEQPKSSETGSPNLLPTPVAPQ